The stretch of DNA TTCTTGAAGAAATattctcatgcttcacttagatttatttgagagttagtaaaatttttgaagaaattctctcatgcttcacttatattattttgagagaagaaaatttttatgctcatgttcttcacttaaatttgtttgagcttatcaaaagcaacatattaaactagtcccaaagtgatagatattcaagagggatataataaaatctttcatgaagatcattggacaaaataaacttgattcattgtaatagttttgagatatgatgatagtgatatgtgagtcatgttggtgagtaactatgctttagtaagaataattgtgttaaGGGTTGCGATTCTATATGCAAGCCCGAAAGTCAATatttatgcaatgaaattacatcctacttatggtgcattatccggtgttagttatgcttaatgctcgcttatgtgattttttgtttcttggttggttgcttctcaatctatttgctagcctccacttgtactaagtagaaatactacttgtgcatccaaaatcttTAAACCcggttttgccatatgagtccaccatacctacctatatgcggtatttccgtgctgttctaagaaaatttgtatgtgccatctctaactttcaaaatgaatttcctttttgtgtgctcgtatcGCTCATGAACCGGCAGGGGGTGGCCATttttttccatgctagatatgttattctcaagatgagtgtttattcacttgtcattgcacgagagtacggcggtaatagggatgcccagttctgaaatgaaaaagaaatttactttatgttgtgaAATAATAAATTCCTTAGAAGTGTTGGTATGGACTGTAACCGTGGATACGACTAGTCGTGGAATatgaaagaatggtggaaaagggaataaattttattttatgtttgggaactgcctatgatatatctagcatggaatgTGTTGGGAATTACTCGGACATTTTCATTGACAGGAAATGTAGGCCTCTCAAAACATTTATCTCTTAATTTAACCTTtgagctctcgcacctctacaaaccactacttccctctgtgaagggcctatctatttactttatgaaatttttatttttatttgagtctccatcttctcttataaagcaccaactaatgGGCACTATGaccgtacttgagcattgggtgtagctaatatgcgagtgtgtttcatgcatggatcaatgattgagcatgatgggctagggataactttctttagtgttgatattttgaatgACATGGTTggttgttgatatgcttgagtattgaaatcttcatgtcaaaactagactattgctttgaaccatattaaagtccaaatgtccatgctacaaaagaaaagaatatgtgatgaacatgttagtcagcattccacataaaaaattcagtttttatcatttacctactcgcggatgagcaggaattaaacttggggatgctgatacgtctccaacatatctataattttttattgttccatgttgttatattatcattcttgaatgttttacaatcgttttatagcaactttatatcatttttgggactaacctattgacatagtgcctagtgccagttttgcttgttttttacttcacagAATATCAGTAccgaacggagtccaaatgcagcgaatttttttggagatattttctggaccagaagacacccaatgggccaaagaagtaccagaggggaggcccgtggggagcacaacccaccagggcgcgcccagtGAGTTGTGCCCCCACAGAGCCCCCCTGCAcctctttgccctataaattcccaaatatttcagaaaacctaggggagtcgatgaaacacaattccagctgccgcaagctccagaaccacgagatccaatctaacaccatgatggaggggttcatcatcctcatcggtgcctctccgatgatgcgcgAGTAGTCCACCGTAGACATAAgggtccgtaggcagtagctagatggcttcctctctctctctctctcttgattctcaatacaatggtctcttggagatctatttgatgtaactctttttgcggtgtgtttgttgcgatccgatgaactttgagtttatgatcagatctatatccatgaatattatttgagtcttctttgatctcttatatgcatgattatttatagcctcatatttcttcttcgaataTTTGGTTTAGTTATACctactagatcgatttttcttgccatgggaagaggtgctttatgatgggttcgatcttgtggtgttctttcccagtgacagaaggggcagcaagacacgcatgtattgttgctattaaggataacaagatgggggatATTCCTACATTAAtagatctcgtctacatcatgtcatcgttcttattgcattactccatttctccatgaacttaatacactagatgcatacttgatagcggtcgatgtgttgagtaatagtagtagatgcagggaggagtcggtctactaatcttggatgtgatgcctatatattgatcattgccttggatatcgtcataattattcgatcttctatcaattgcctaatagtaatttgtttacccaccgtgtgctatttcttgagagaagccactagtgaaatctacggccccggggtctattctttatcatatttgctttgagatATGTTTTTATTCGCTTTTCTTTTCAAAtttattattccaaaaaccccaaaataccttgctgcataTTTTTTATTTTGTGTTATTGCAAGATATATTTAGCCATAATCATACAAACCAATCTATCTTTTACccgaggagggattgacaacccctcttacgcgtcgggttgcaagtatttgttctttgtgtgcatgTACTATTTATATAaggttgcttggttctcctactgggttgataccttggtttcacaactgagggaaatacctattgtagctgtactgcatcatcccttcctctttggggaaataccgacgtagtttcAAGCGACATCAACGAGCGCCCGCGATGGCCTCGAGGGTGCTTCACATGGGCGCGCCAACGACGACCACGGGGATGACCACTCTCCTGGCCACAAGCAGTACGTTCCCCAACCCCTCACTTGGGAGCAGATGGAGGAACTTATGGCCGACTCGATGGTGGAAGAAGGGATTCGGTAGATCCAAGCGCTGTTTAAGACAACCATGTCCCAAAATGCAGTTGTTTCACAGTCTCGCCATCACATTCATAGCGCGTTCGTCCGCACTAAGGCAGTTCATTTGTCTCATAGTCCGGTTGCGCCTGGAAGATGTAGATCGTCGCCTTCTTTGAGGGATGTGGCTAACCCCTTGCACAGAGATTAGTACGGAGACCGAAGACGTGATTGATGTCACTATGCAACTTTCTTCTTGTAGActatgttgggcctccaagcgtagagttttatAGGATAACAGAAAATTtccctcaaatggatgacctaaggtttattagtccatgggaggtgtaggatgaagatggtctctctcaaataacACTGCAATCAAATACTCCCTCcttcccaaaattcttgtcttagatttgtctagatatgaatgtatcaagtcacaatttagtattagatacatccgtatctagacaaatctaagacaagaattttgggatggagggagtacaagaaatctcttgtgtccccaacacacccaatacaatggcaaattgtataggtgcactagtttggcgaaaagatggtgatacaagtgtagtatggatagtagatataggtttttgtaaactgaaataataaaaacagcaaggtagcaattaGCAAACAGCGAGCAAAACGGTATATTAAttcttaaaaacaaggcctagggttcctACTTTCCTGAGCGCAATCTCTCAATAGtgctaacataattgaatcatataacCGTCTCTCAACATGtgacaaagaatcactccaaagttcttacactacaaaaaaagacacatccgtgacattaaGGTCCGAACAAATTTTTTCTCTATCATggttatgacacttctatgatgataattgtgacaaaaacgcgtatcatcatagatgtggtgggctcctacttctatgacaaaaaatcatgacagaaaatgggttttTCATCCTGGGTGGGTCGGggacgcacctgcatgacattttttgggccgtccatgacataATAGTCGTgatagaagtgagggcgaggaaattttcgtggagttcccggttatggtgggtggtcggggccgagcgatggaGTGTGGTTTATGTGTTTCTCTCTCGTACGCGCGCGTGGTGTGAGCCGTGTCGCtataactgaacccgagcaagaaGCGTTTGCTTACTGAACCTGAATGATCGCACTGCAACGTACTGAAgtcgatcgatcgatcccttcgCCGATAACTGAACCCGACCGACTCCTTCgctgctaactgaacccgattgaTCGCTGCTGCTGCTAACCGAACCCAATCAATCgctgctgctaactgaacccgatcgaagCCCCATGCGAGACGTAGGTAGCCATTTGAGTTGCCTCTGAATGAACAGTGCCCGTTGCTATCGCGTGCGCGCGATACGTAGAACAAGTCGAGACGTGGTGAGTCCGGCCGATTAGTTAGCTGTGGATGAACGACTctggtgggggttggatgaacatgacccgACCGTGTGTAGGCAGTTGccactggatgaacaggaccccgtggtagtacgCGGTTGTCgatggatgaataggaccccgaggAAGCCGCCACACACCGCAGCCGGTTGGgagtggatgaacaggagcccgtggaggctggttGAAAAGTAgtcggtggaggctggatgaacagtagcccgtggatgaacaatggttggtggaggctagaggaagtcgacggtggatgaacagtagcttgtggagtcccgttttgcgatacgccacaccctcCCGACGAACATgacccgtttcgaccgtaggcgcTCCAACAGAAGttcgtttccttcgttttgctgtatgtcagacccctcccgatcaacaggaccacGTTTCGGTCATAGGTGCTTGAACAAAAGTCTGTTTGCTCCGTTTTGTGGTATGGCAGACCCCTTCCGATGAACATGATtccgtttcgaccgtaggcggTCGAACagaaggtcgtttcctccgttttgcgatacgctaGGCCCCAtttcggctgttccgtccaagccggttggctcatGATGAATAGGACACATTCTGTTGCCTCCTAGTTAacacgacgttgtttctccgttcatACCTAGCCGGTTAGATACCGATGAATAGGACGCCGTTGCTGCCGTCcattgcctctccatgtacacgagccctggccgtacgtatgcgtgagtacgTGTTCGAGACCCTGCCTGTATGTATGTACAAGGCCGTATTTTTTGGCATGtggctgtacatacgtgtacacgATTTAGACGGGACTACCTGAACTACTACGTTGGGGGATCTACTATAACACGTGCCGCTACTTGGTCACGATTCATCATTGCAGAGAGACcgatcgactagtatgtacgtacacgtttgcgatGAGACATACAACgttacgtacgcttcgaccaggcgggtcccagctgtcagggaggataaggacaCACTTCCTTACATGCAAGATATAGCTATTGGGTCCCGTCTGTCAGGGAATGAATCATTTTTATTTTGCGagtaataaggaggtacttccttgtgttcgaagatgtagctggtgggtccaactGTCAGCCTCACCGcctacagtcctcttccgatggtTGTCGTTCGTCGACcttgttgaccacgccgcgccgagagcatcaaggcgctggacgacggcgaggcctaggaagggaacgacgcggAGCTAGAGAAGACGAGCCaggtggatgcccacgcggaggggagtacgagggttcactggtcgGCTATGGTGTAAGGCTGCCATCGTCGGAGAATAATAGggagtgtgggtgagtagagggaagGCCTAGCCAGTGGTAGTATGGTCGAGCGGTGAGGCATGCATGGCAGCatagccgaccacgggaggctgGAGTAGGCAGTACGGtgggcgctggtttgggcggctggagcaagagcAAAGGTTAAAGATGCAACATGGCCATTGGCTTAACATCtaacggtcactgaagctagaaatagtttattgactaagttgacaaagctctgcatatgcgtcaacttagtaggcccacaagtcagcctccaaatctggtgggtcccagctagcagggggaattattttttgtgcgtaataaggtgACACTTCTTTGCGTGCGAAAATGTTTTCTGgttttttaaatttcttcttttTCGAGTAAGAATAAAACGAAAACTATTTAGCATCTTTGGTACAATCTATATTTTCGCGAAATGGATCATAATaaagttggtgggtcccagctgtcatgGAGATCATCATAAATCCAACTGCCTACTACCAacgggtcttgttcatccagcggcaaccgCCTACACACGActggggtcctattcatccaacccacatcgggaactgttcatccataGCCAACCAACCAGTTGGACTCAACACGCCTCGACTCGTTCTACGTATCACGCATGCGGCAACAACATGCACTGTTCGTCCAGAGGCAAACCAACCGGCTAGCTAAATCTCGCATGGGGGTTCGGTCGGCTTCAGTAAGCAGCAGCCGcgatcgatcgggttcagttagcagcaaAGGAGTCGGTCGGGTTTAGTTAACAAcaaagggatcgatcgatcggcTTCAGTACGTAGCAAtgtgatcgctcgggttcagtaagaGAAGACCTCTGGCTCGTCTTCAGTTACAGCGGACACGACTCGCACCACATGCGCGTATGAGAGAGAAACACACAAACCACactgcatcgctcggccccgaccacccaccataatcGGAAAGTTCGCGAAAATTTCCTCGCCCTCATTTCTGCCATGATTTTTtatgtcatggacggcccaaagaatgtcatgcggGTGCGTCCTCGGCCCACCCATGACGAAAAGCTCATTTTCTGTCATGTTTTtagtcatagaagtaggagcccaccacatctatgatgaaacgtgtttttgtcacaattatcgtcatagaagtgtcataaccatgacagaaaaaattcgttCTAAGCCataatgtcacggatgtgtcttttttgtagtgcatacagaggcaacaagagagagagaggggagatcCGCTGCAGCACACGGGGCTCTCCTCCACCCGACGGCTTGACTAGCTACGTGCGCTCTCGCTTGGTGTGCCTCCTTCAGATTTGACGCGTCCACGGCgaacaagggggggggggggggggggttcatGGCACTTCCGAAGCTGGCGTATGACGACGTCGTGGTGGCGGCTATAGCGCCACTCAAGGGCTCGACATCCGTGGCAGCTGGGGAGGGGGAGAAGACCTTGTCAGAGTGCGCCATCTATCTGTTGGAGTTTGGGGAGAAGGAAGAGATCCGGCTCAGCTATTAGACTCTGAGATTTCTTTAAGTTGGCTCTGAGTAGTAGGAACTTATATGGATCATGTTTTTTTATTGTTTCTCCCTATCGGTACTCGACGATGCTTATGGACTGGTTGTCTGTTTGATATAGTGATTTTGGTCataaggttgtcagaatcgcgattctatTATGCGATTCTATGACTTTATGATACAATCTAACCCCTCCGATTCTATAATTTTAGTTCATAGAATCTATGTTTCTACAATCCTAATAGTTAAGATTCTATGATTTATGATCCTACCATTGGAGCTCCGATCTGATTCGAAATCGCCATTTTGACAACCTTGTTTTGGTGTACACAAATAAACAAGTGAGAAGAAGAGCACATTATTAGGGACTGTACTCCATTAGACGCATTAGCATCAGTGAAGATATTGGCCCAGTTTGGCCATGTTTACAGGACGCACAAGGGTAAATGATCAAGTATTTTCATTATTGGTAGACACTATATTGAAGAAAAGTGCAGGTCCTAGGTGTGCCTATGTGACACCATTCTACTTCTCCATTCATCCGGCCCTGTCTACCACACTGCTTTTACTTGATTTTTTGAACAATGGTGCCAATGCTCAGAATGATCGACTCAGTCTTGCAAACgaacatgatgtaaaaagaatgATCTTCAAGGGCACCACCCCTGCTTCTGTTTTCATTGAAAACAAAACAAGACCGTGATGTAAAATGAGACTACATAAGGTAATTGTTTGCTGCAAGGTAGTGCTTACTTTCCCGTATTGTAAGCATATTTGTAAGGATTTTAAAATTCCTGCAACAATTTTCCTATTGTTTTTGGATGTTTAGGGTAGTTTCAGACCTAAGATAAGAAGTGGCTACTTCTACGGAAGCATAAATTCTCTTTCATATTTACTGCGATATGTATTGAGACTGGTTGATATACAGTAGGCCCGACAAAGGCTAGACAGAAGTTTGATCATGTGATATTTATACAAAATTGTTTTTCCCTTGCCAAAGCAACAAGCATTTGAACATGCTCTTTCATGGACGCGGCGACACGCCGTGCCTCTGCCTGCTAGTCAGTTTCCAAAGCTACTGAGATCACCAGCTGTTTGGTGCAAATCAACTCCCAAGCTACTTCAAGAGAACTCATGTCACCTTTTAAAACATATCGCTTCCAACAGAACAACAATGTTGAATGAAAGAACAATGCAAATAATCGATAAAAGCCTATTTTAGGTTCATGACACAAGGATCATATTTTTATATTAAGCGAGATAGATATTCACTTGAGTAAGTTGTCTGATGATAAAACATCAAAAGACACTATATTTGCCTGCTGCTACCTTCCTAACTATGGTTTTTTAGTTGTTAGTGTTGCCATATATATAGCTGATCTTAGATAATGTATGTACATACTGAGAATATTTAACACAGAGAAAATAACACGATTAACCCTACAATTATACGATAGCACAGATCGTGCCCATAAAATGGTCAGCCAAGTGACCATCAGTGATAGGTGATATACCAAATAATTTGTCTACGTTGCGGTAGAAAGTTGACAAAATAGGTGAAACAACAGGTTTGCACAGAGAGCTTATTGCGATTTTAACACATACTGTATAATATAAGTTCGATTCTGTACAGTGAAAATGCAGTTTATAACAACTGTCTTCCAACTCACTGACCACGCGGGGTTTGCCTCCCTGCAGAGAGTGAAACAATGCATTCTTGGACCATCACCTGAACTTTTCTCTTGAGAAGCTTGTCCTTCACACCAGAAAGCATGCTACGGTAAAACATCTCCAAGCGAGCGAGTTCATCGGTATCTGACGAATCCAAGATGTTCTCAAATTCCTTCCTGATATCAAAGACTGCAGACTCTTGAAGTGAGCGAGGAAGCGTCCGTTCGTCCATTGGCTTGCGGAATATTGAAATGTGGAGTATGTTGGCATATCTCTCCATGAGTGTCAGTTTTGACCTAAGGAACTGTAGCTCCTCTGAGGCAGCAGATAACTTCAGCTCCAGCTCGGTGCTAGTGCGATCATTCGCTCTTGATGTCGACGCCTGCGCTTGGTCCCCATGAATCTCTTGGAAGTTCTCATCAAGAGGAGGCCACATCACAACGCATGGAGTGTAACTGTCAGTAGTCTGGTCTCTCCCAAGCACGCCGCTGCGGCCTCGGCCCCATGCCCACATCCTGTACCCGTCACCGGCAACAAGAACAGTGTGGGCAGCTCCACAGGCAACCTGCACTGGCCCCAGAAACTTGAACCCATTCGTCTCAGGAGACTGAACCCTTATGGGGTACAGAGCATCCCCTGCGTCCATTCCTGAAAAGCTAGCATCTGGGCACAATCCGAGGCCTCTCTCCATTCCCCAGCACCACACCTCTCCGTCGGAGGAGACCACTGCCGTGTGGAACAATCCACAATCAAGAGAGATGAGGAAGGAACCAGTGGGCAAGCCGTCAACAGGCTGCGGGGAGCAGATGGTGGCAGTTGTTCCATGGCCAAGCTGCCCATTGTCACCAATGCCAAATGTCCAGCACCGAGATTCAAGATCCTGATCAAAGGACTTCTTATTGGTGAGCACAGCAGTGTGCCAAGCTCCGCATGCAATTTCATACACCTCCCATGAAGAGCCTTCACCAAATTCTGAGATAAGCACGGGGCGAGACCTACTTTCCTTGTCACCTAGACCCAACTGCCCATGGTTGTTGTTACCCCAGGAATAACAGACAAGGTCACCTCCTGTATATGTCTCTCCAGCACTGACAGCAGCTACAACATGCTCATTACCGCAGGCAACCTTAACCACAGTGTGACCATGGAAATCCCACACAGGCAGTGGGGCTGAGGTAGCTGCTATACAAAACTCCCCATCATCAGTCTGCTGGGGGCAATTCCCCCACATCCACAGGGCCCCAAGACTGTCTATTGCGAATGACATCATGCCCCCAGCTTTCACGGAAGACAACTGTAACAGAACATACAACGGGATCAATCAAGCAGAAAGCTCTCAAGCTTAGAGTCTGCAAACTGTTGATTGCTGAAAAGGGGTGCTTCTTTTATACCTTCAAAGGAGTCCCTGCAAGAGTGTTCTGTTCTTCATCCTGCAGTGTTTCAGGGGAACCCAAATCTTGAAAACCGTCGACCAAACATGGAGAAAGGGAATTCTCTTCCCCATAGCCAAGCTGACCGTCCGTTAGGTAGTCAAGAAAGTAAAATAGTCGATAATGACAAGGATATTACTAGAGTGATTTCGATATGACAAAACTCAAAATAAGACAAGCAGTATAAAGGATACAGATATTGTAGCCCCATGACCAGAGTGAGCCTTCATCTGCAATGTTGAAGAGTATTCATTACCAATGACATTTCACTATCAACCTTCATCATACTATATTACTATTTGGCAAGGGTGTTTCACTACCGTTGAAGTTAAGAAATCATTTACAGATAAGACTCACAACAAATGAAACAACTTATTTCTCATGCACCAAGAGTCTAGAGAAACAAGGGATGTTTTGTGTACGGGATACTCTCACTGTATCAGTTCAGTCAGTAATGCATGGTCAGGTCAAGACCACACGAACAGTTACACAAATCAACGGTAGAAAAATTCAATGCACATGCATGCACACATCGTATGAAAGCCCAATTGCTTGTGAAATCAAGAGAAATCACACATGGCCTGGACCCTGGGCATCATTTCAACTTGCAGACTGCATCACCAGCAAATAAAACTGCCAGTTTAGTGACAACCATAAAGTGGAATCAGGCAGTCCCACGTTTTGAGCCACTGTAAGATCAATTCCAGTTTTCTTTTCAGGCTAGTGCATCTACCACTCTCCACAAGCCGCACAGACATCATAAATTCAGAATGCTGCAAGTACTTCAGACAGTATTTTCCCGACCCAAATTGCCGTACAACAATGTCTAGTTTCGCTTTTACTACCACGAAGAGGAGTACAGTAGTAGAAGAAGCGGACGAGATAGAGGCATAGAGCACGAACCGTCGAGCGCGAGGCTGTGGTACGCgccggcggcgacggcggtgaACCTGGGCCGCTGCCTCCCCGCAGCAGGAGCAGCAGCGACGGCGGGCACGACAGCGGTGGGCACGTGCACGTCCGCCTCGCGACCGGTGCCAAGGCGGCCGAACGTGCCCCGCCCCCATGAGTACAGCTCCCCGTTACCTGCAAGCCA from Triticum urartu cultivar G1812 chromosome 3, Tu2.1, whole genome shotgun sequence encodes:
- the LOC125543098 gene encoding ultraviolet-B receptor UVR8-like isoform X2, with the translated sequence MPPKVSAVAAGEAHTLALTSNGELYSWGRGTFGRLGTGREADVHVPTAVVPAVAAAPAAGRQRPRFTAVAAGAYHSLALDDEGSLWSWGYNIYGQLGYGEENSLSPCLVDGFQDLGSPETLQDEEQNTLAGTPLKLSSVKAGGMMSFAIDSLGALWMWGNCPQQTDDGEFCIAATSAPLPVWDFHGHTVVKVACGNEHVVAAVSAGETYTGGDLVCYSWGNNNHGQLGLGDKESRSRPVLISEFGEGSSWEVYEIACGAWHTAVLTNKKSFDQDLESRCWTFGIGDNGQLGHGTTATICSPQPVDGLPTGSFLISLDCGLFHTAVVSSDGEVWCWGMERGLGLCPDASFSGMDAGDALYPIRVQSPETNGFKFLGPVQVACGAAHTVLVAGDGYRMWAWGRGRSGVLGRDQTTDSYTPCVVMWPPLDENFQEIHGDQAQASTSRANDRTSTELELKLSAASEELQFLRSKLTLMERYANILHISIFRKPMDERTLPRSLQESAVFDIRKEFENILDSSDTDELARLEMFYRSMLSGVKDKLLKRKVQVMVQECIVSLSAGRQTPRGQ
- the LOC125543098 gene encoding serine/threonine-protein kinase Nek8-like isoform X1, which translates into the protein MALIIMVAAAISASAVTQRQLGARHAQTDTYRRIAPEKKRRRQRGRARRYRHARTHATLTLTLPFRFIHSSESTPLSSSSPLLHELPFQPPPSSRGQFFHLYGCTPAVSATPPLPPRRCRPRCPPSPPARPTRSPSPVTGSCTHGGGARSAALAPVARRTCTCPPLSCPPSLLLLLRGGSGPGSPPSPPARTTASRSTMKAHSGHGATISLGYGEENSLSPCLVDGFQDLGSPETLQDEEQNTLAGTPLKLSSVKAGGMMSFAIDSLGALWMWGNCPQQTDDGEFCIAATSAPLPVWDFHGHTVVKVACGNEHVVAAVSAGETYTGGDLVCYSWGNNNHGQLGLGDKESRSRPVLISEFGEGSSWEVYEIACGAWHTAVLTNKKSFDQDLESRCWTFGIGDNGQLGHGTTATICSPQPVDGLPTGSFLISLDCGLFHTAVVSSDGEVWCWGMERGLGLCPDASFSGMDAGDALYPIRVQSPETNGFKFLGPVQVACGAAHTVLVAGDGYRMWAWGRGRSGVLGRDQTTDSYTPCVVMWPPLDENFQEIHGDQAQASTSRANDRTSTELELKLSAASEELQFLRSKLTLMERYANILHISIFRKPMDERTLPRSLQESAVFDIRKEFENILDSSDTDELARLEMFYRSMLSGVKDKLLKRKVQVMVQECIVSLSAGRQTPRGQ